One window of Thermocoleostomius sinensis A174 genomic DNA carries:
- the gyrB gene encoding DNA topoisomerase (ATP-hydrolyzing) subunit B, producing MTTNYGASQIQVLEGLEPVRKRPGMYIGSTGPRGLHHLVYEVVDNSVDEALAGYCKHIQVTLHADGSVSVADDGRGIPTDIHPRTGRSALETVMTVLHAGGKFGGGGYKVSGGLHGVGISVVNALSEWVEVTVWRDKQVHTQRYERGVPKTELITKPISEARTGTAVSFKPDAEIFTTGTEFDFATLAGRLRELAYLNAGVEITFTDQRLELLKSDQPKVETYHYAGGIREYITYMNKDKQPLHEEVIYVQGERNNIQVEVSLQWCADAYTDNLLGFANNIRTIDGGTHLEGLKAVLTRTMNAIARKRNKLKENDPNLAGENIREGLTGVISVKVPDPEFEGQTKTKLGNTEVRGVVDSLVGEALTEYLEFRPSVADAILEKAIEAFKAAEAARKARELVRRKSVLESSTLPGKLADCSSRDPAESEIFIVEGDSAGGSAKQGRDRRFQAILPLRGKILNIEKTDDAKIYKNTEIQALITALGLGIRGEEFDASQLRYHRIVIMTDADVDGAHIRTLLLTFFYRYQRSLVDQGYIYIACPPLYKIERGRNHYYCYSDRERNQVIASFPENAKYEIQRFKGLGEMMPQQLWDTTMNPETRTLKQVEIEDAAEADRIFTVLMGDRVAPRREFIETHGPRLNLTDLDI from the coding sequence ATGACAACTAACTACGGTGCTAGCCAGATTCAAGTCCTGGAAGGTCTAGAGCCTGTTCGGAAGCGCCCAGGGATGTACATTGGTAGCACTGGTCCCCGTGGTCTCCACCATCTAGTGTATGAGGTTGTTGACAACTCCGTAGATGAGGCATTAGCAGGCTACTGTAAACACATTCAGGTAACGCTTCACGCAGACGGATCGGTGTCTGTCGCCGATGATGGTCGGGGCATTCCCACCGATATTCATCCCCGCACTGGGCGATCGGCGTTGGAAACGGTGATGACGGTCCTTCATGCTGGTGGTAAATTCGGCGGTGGCGGCTATAAGGTTTCTGGAGGTCTACATGGCGTTGGAATTTCGGTTGTAAACGCCCTGTCAGAATGGGTAGAAGTAACCGTTTGGCGCGACAAGCAAGTCCATACTCAGCGGTACGAACGCGGTGTTCCCAAAACAGAATTGATCACAAAACCGATCTCGGAAGCCCGCACTGGTACAGCGGTTAGCTTCAAGCCAGATGCCGAAATTTTCACAACTGGAACTGAGTTCGACTTTGCGACTCTAGCTGGACGATTGCGTGAATTGGCTTACCTCAATGCAGGGGTAGAAATCACATTCACTGATCAGCGTTTAGAGTTGCTGAAAAGCGATCAACCGAAAGTGGAAACCTACCACTATGCCGGTGGCATTCGCGAATATATCACCTATATGAACAAGGATAAGCAACCCTTGCACGAAGAGGTGATCTATGTTCAGGGCGAGCGCAACAATATTCAGGTGGAAGTGTCGCTGCAATGGTGTGCGGATGCCTACACCGATAACTTACTGGGGTTTGCAAATAATATTCGCACGATCGACGGTGGGACGCATCTAGAGGGCTTGAAGGCAGTGCTGACCCGAACCATGAATGCGATCGCTCGCAAGCGCAATAAGCTCAAAGAAAATGACCCGAACTTGGCCGGAGAAAACATCCGTGAAGGGCTGACGGGTGTGATTTCGGTGAAAGTCCCCGATCCTGAATTTGAAGGACAAACCAAAACCAAGCTTGGCAATACGGAAGTTCGTGGCGTTGTAGATTCCTTGGTTGGTGAAGCGCTGACTGAGTATCTGGAGTTTCGCCCGAGTGTGGCCGATGCCATTCTGGAAAAAGCGATTGAAGCATTTAAAGCTGCTGAAGCTGCCCGGAAAGCGCGAGAGTTAGTGCGCCGTAAATCGGTGTTGGAATCCTCAACCTTGCCTGGCAAACTAGCTGACTGTAGTTCTCGCGATCCAGCCGAATCAGAAATTTTTATTGTCGAAGGAGATTCTGCGGGTGGCTCGGCTAAGCAAGGGCGCGATCGGCGCTTCCAGGCTATTCTGCCGCTGCGAGGTAAAATCCTCAATATTGAAAAAACCGATGACGCCAAGATCTACAAAAATACAGAAATTCAAGCTCTGATCACAGCGTTAGGGTTGGGCATTCGTGGCGAAGAGTTTGATGCCTCACAGTTGCGCTATCACCGCATTGTGATTATGACCGATGCCGACGTAGACGGCGCGCATATTCGCACGTTGCTGCTGACGTTCTTCTACCGCTATCAACGATCGCTTGTCGATCAGGGCTATATCTACATTGCTTGTCCGCCCCTATACAAAATTGAGCGAGGGCGCAATCACTACTATTGCTACAGCGATCGAGAACGCAACCAGGTTATTGCCAGCTTTCCGGAAAACGCCAAGTACGAAATTCAGCGGTTTAAGGGCTTGGGAGAAATGATGCCGCAACAACTTTGGGATACCACCATGAACCCCGAAACGCGGACATTAAAGCAAGTGGAAATTGAAGATGCTGCCGAAGCCGATCGCATTTTTACTGTGCTAATGGGCGATCGAGTGGCTCCCCGCCGAGAGTTCATTGAAACTCATGGTCCACGTCTCAATTTGACCGATCTAGATATCTAG
- a CDS encoding methyltransferase domain-containing protein — translation MSFLVVVGIFLISLTIGIVLYLVTARRYQSSDSVATSYDQWTEDGILEFYWGEHIHLGHYGSPPRRKDFLAAKADFVHEMVHWGGLDLLPASTTVLDVGCGIGGSSRILAQDYGFDVTGITISPQQVQRAQELSPADLSVRFLVDDAMNLSFPDASFDVVWSIEAGPHMPDKAVFAKELMRVLKPGGILVVADWNQRDDRQKPLNFWERPVMRQLLDQWSHPAFASIEEFAEHLEATGLVEGSVITADWTEPTLPSWLDSIWQGIARPRGLVKFGLSGLIKSLREVPTLLLMRLAFGTGLCRFGMFRAVRR, via the coding sequence ATGAGTTTTCTTGTAGTAGTTGGAATTTTTCTAATATCTCTGACGATCGGGATTGTGCTGTATTTAGTTACGGCTCGTCGCTATCAATCCTCTGATTCGGTGGCAACCTCCTACGACCAATGGACAGAAGACGGCATTCTGGAATTTTACTGGGGTGAGCATATTCACTTGGGGCATTATGGTTCACCACCACGGCGCAAGGATTTTCTAGCTGCAAAAGCGGATTTTGTGCATGAAATGGTGCATTGGGGTGGTTTAGACTTGCTTCCAGCCAGCACAACGGTTTTAGATGTCGGTTGTGGCATTGGCGGCAGCAGTCGCATCCTAGCACAGGACTATGGCTTCGATGTAACTGGTATTACCATTAGCCCTCAGCAAGTACAGCGGGCACAGGAATTGTCACCCGCAGACCTCAGTGTTCGGTTTTTGGTCGATGATGCCATGAATTTGTCGTTTCCCGATGCTAGTTTTGATGTGGTCTGGTCGATCGAAGCGGGCCCACACATGCCCGATAAGGCAGTCTTTGCTAAAGAACTGATGCGGGTGCTAAAACCCGGCGGCATTTTAGTTGTGGCAGATTGGAACCAACGAGACGATCGCCAAAAGCCACTGAATTTCTGGGAGCGGCCAGTGATGCGACAACTGTTGGATCAATGGTCTCATCCTGCCTTTGCCAGCATTGAAGAGTTTGCCGAACATTTAGAAGCAACGGGCTTAGTGGAAGGATCAGTCATCACAGCCGATTGGACTGAACCGACACTGCCTTCTTGGCTTGACTCGATTTGGCAAGGCATCGCTCGACCGAGGGGATTGGTGAAGTTTGGTCTATCTGGATTGATTAAATCGTTACGAGAAGTCCCCACACTGCTGCTAATGCGGTTGGCATTTGGCACTGGCTTATGTCGATTTGGTATGTTTCGAGCCGTGCGACGGTGA
- a CDS encoding glycosyltransferase family 4 protein translates to MKILVLAWEFPPRIVGGISRHVAELYPELVDLGHEIHLLTVEFGQAPRYEVVDGIRVHRVHVGESHNFFHWVANMNESMGQHGGKLLMEDGPFDLIHAHDWLVGDAAIALKHIFKIPLVATIHATEYGRYNGIYTDTHRYIHGKETNLAAEAWRVIVCTNYMRLEMERALQCAWDKIDVVYNGICVKKREPTPDFDYWRFRRRFAADGEKIVYYVGRMTYEKGINLLLSAAPKVLWEMAGQAKFVIIGGGNLEPLKHQAWHLGIWEQCYFTGFMPEDDLNQFRHVADCAVFPSLYEPFGIVALESFAARIPVVVSDTGGFPEVVQHGKTGIVTRAGNPDSIAWGILEILKNPDYARQLVETAYEDLDKRFNWAKLAQQTEAVYGRVLHERKQVAW, encoded by the coding sequence ATGAAGATTCTGGTACTAGCTTGGGAGTTTCCACCACGGATTGTAGGAGGAATCTCTCGGCATGTAGCAGAGCTTTATCCTGAATTGGTTGACCTGGGTCATGAAATTCATTTGCTAACGGTCGAGTTTGGACAAGCTCCTCGCTATGAAGTTGTAGATGGCATTCGCGTTCATCGTGTCCATGTAGGAGAAAGCCACAATTTCTTCCATTGGGTTGCCAATATGAACGAAAGTATGGGGCAACACGGCGGCAAACTGCTGATGGAAGATGGACCGTTTGATTTGATTCATGCCCACGATTGGCTTGTGGGTGATGCGGCGATCGCCCTCAAACACATTTTCAAAATTCCCCTTGTCGCCACCATTCACGCAACGGAGTACGGGCGATACAACGGCATTTACACAGACACTCATCGCTATATTCATGGTAAAGAGACTAATTTGGCGGCTGAAGCCTGGCGAGTGATTGTTTGCACCAACTATATGCGGTTGGAAATGGAACGGGCGCTACAGTGTGCATGGGACAAAATTGATGTGGTTTACAATGGCATCTGCGTGAAAAAGCGAGAGCCAACCCCCGATTTTGATTATTGGCGGTTTCGGCGGCGCTTCGCGGCAGATGGCGAAAAGATTGTCTATTATGTTGGGCGCATGACCTACGAAAAAGGCATCAACTTACTGTTGAGCGCGGCTCCCAAAGTGCTGTGGGAAATGGCAGGGCAGGCAAAGTTTGTCATCATTGGCGGCGGCAATTTGGAACCACTCAAGCATCAAGCTTGGCATCTGGGCATCTGGGAGCAATGCTATTTCACGGGGTTTATGCCAGAGGATGATTTAAACCAATTTCGCCATGTGGCGGATTGCGCAGTATTTCCCAGCCTCTATGAGCCGTTTGGCATTGTCGCATTAGAAAGCTTTGCCGCTCGCATTCCAGTCGTGGTATCTGATACGGGCGGTTTTCCTGAAGTGGTGCAACATGGAAAGACGGGGATTGTAACGCGGGCAGGAAATCCAGATTCGATCGCCTGGGGCATTCTGGAAATTTTAAAAAATCCAGACTACGCTAGGCAGCTTGTTGAAACCGCCTATGAAGACCTCGACAAACGCTTTAATTGGGCAAAGCTGGCACAGCAAACCGAAGCTGTATACGGCCGCGTATTACATGAGCGCAAGCAGGTCGCGTGGTAG
- a CDS encoding histidine kinase, whose protein sequence is MEALPKQPVNPETPLQLLLFVDKRPSSGERIRQIRHCLKELAAEDVYELQVVDVSEQPHLAEHFKIVATPSLIKIHPEPHQTLAGSNLVAQLKIWWPRWQRSIEEYQSLIERGTVAEVASLNQIQSIAQSAEVIRLSDEIFRLQREREELQSQLQFKDQLIEMLAHDLRNPLTAVSIALETLEQLGHASKQEIVCSNPQLMGQLVRHARMQTKAIDRMITDVLQAARDKSAELHIQPKELELGHLCLEVIDRLREQFQAKFQQLKTDIPSDLPKVHADRERVRQVLINLLDNAIKYTPEHGTIEIAILHRTTQKVQVSICDTGPGIPLENQKSIFEERFRLKRDEAKEGYGIGLALCRRVIRAHYGQIWVDSEPNHGSCFHFTLPVYRSIRST, encoded by the coding sequence ATGGAGGCATTGCCCAAACAGCCCGTTAATCCTGAAACGCCGTTACAACTCTTGCTGTTTGTAGACAAGCGCCCCTCCTCGGGTGAGAGGATTCGTCAAATTCGCCACTGTCTCAAAGAGTTGGCTGCCGAGGATGTCTATGAACTTCAAGTTGTCGATGTCAGCGAACAGCCCCATTTGGCTGAACATTTCAAGATTGTAGCAACGCCTTCGCTGATTAAGATTCATCCAGAGCCGCACCAAACCCTTGCGGGCAGCAATTTAGTGGCTCAGCTAAAGATCTGGTGGCCCCGTTGGCAACGATCGATCGAAGAGTATCAGTCGCTGATAGAACGAGGCACGGTCGCAGAGGTTGCCTCTCTCAATCAGATTCAGTCGATCGCTCAATCTGCTGAAGTGATTCGCTTGTCCGATGAAATTTTTCGACTGCAACGCGAACGCGAAGAATTACAATCGCAGCTTCAATTTAAAGATCAATTAATCGAAATGTTGGCTCACGATCTACGCAATCCGTTGACGGCCGTTTCGATTGCGTTAGAAACCCTGGAACAGTTGGGCCACGCTTCTAAACAAGAAATTGTCTGCTCTAATCCACAGCTAATGGGGCAACTGGTGCGTCATGCCCGTATGCAAACCAAGGCCATCGATCGCATGATTACCGATGTGTTGCAGGCGGCCCGTGACAAAAGTGCTGAACTGCACATTCAACCAAAAGAATTAGAGTTGGGACACCTATGTCTAGAGGTGATCGATCGCTTGCGAGAACAGTTTCAGGCAAAATTTCAGCAGCTAAAAACTGATATTCCCTCAGACTTACCTAAGGTTCATGCTGATCGGGAACGGGTGAGGCAAGTATTGATCAACCTGCTGGATAATGCTATTAAATACACCCCCGAACATGGCACGATCGAAATTGCTATTTTGCATCGCACCACCCAAAAAGTGCAGGTCAGCATTTGTGACACTGGCCCAGGAATTCCATTAGAAAATCAAAAATCGATTTTTGAAGAACGCTTCCGCCTCAAACGCGATGAAGCTAAAGAAGGATATGGCATTGGGCTGGCACTATGTCGGCGCGTTATTCGAGCACATTATGGGCAGATCTGGGTCGATTCAGAACCGAATCATGGCAGTTGCTTTCACTTTACCTTGCCTGTCTATCGATCGATCCGATCTACCTAA
- a CDS encoding DODA-type extradiol aromatic ring-opening family dioxygenase: MASFPSIFVSHGAPDLLLTASPALEFFQQLGAQLGQPKAILVISAHWTTPLPTVSLATQPETIHDFWGFPAPLYELTYPAPGAPELADRVSKQLIEAGMSCELAADRGLDHGAWEPLMAMYPDAKIPVTQLSVQPHLGPAHHVQMGRALAALRQEGVLVLASGAITHNLSKFRGHAFDAQPPTWVTQFDDWLTEIITASELTASSLDRLLEYRRLAPYAVENHPTEEHFLPLFVAIGAGGLKPQGQRLHSSFTYGILSMAAYAFNEAMTIPVVFKTK, translated from the coding sequence ATGGCATCCTTTCCAAGCATTTTTGTATCTCACGGTGCGCCTGACCTATTGCTAACCGCAAGCCCAGCGCTGGAATTTTTTCAGCAATTGGGAGCGCAATTGGGTCAACCAAAGGCAATTTTGGTGATCTCGGCTCACTGGACAACGCCTCTACCGACGGTGAGTTTGGCGACGCAGCCTGAAACGATTCATGATTTCTGGGGATTCCCAGCTCCGTTGTACGAGCTAACCTATCCTGCCCCCGGTGCGCCTGAGTTGGCTGATCGGGTAAGCAAACAGTTAATCGAAGCGGGGATGAGCTGTGAACTGGCGGCCGATCGCGGCTTAGATCATGGCGCATGGGAACCGCTGATGGCAATGTATCCAGATGCCAAAATTCCTGTGACGCAACTTTCGGTGCAGCCGCATCTGGGCCCAGCCCATCATGTGCAAATGGGACGAGCACTGGCAGCACTGCGGCAAGAGGGGGTATTGGTATTAGCCAGCGGAGCCATCACGCATAATCTAAGCAAATTTCGGGGTCATGCCTTTGATGCCCAACCGCCAACTTGGGTGACGCAGTTTGATGATTGGCTGACAGAGATCATTACGGCATCTGAACTTACGGCGTCTAGTCTCGATCGCCTGTTGGAGTATCGTCGTTTAGCCCCCTACGCGGTCGAGAACCATCCTACGGAAGAACATTTTCTGCCGTTGTTTGTGGCGATCGGGGCAGGCGGTCTAAAACCACAAGGTCAACGCCTACACTCCAGTTTCACCTATGGCATTCTCAGCATGGCGGCCTATGCGTTTAATGAGGCAATGACAATCCCTGTAGTTTTTAAAACAAAATAG
- a CDS encoding DUF6918 family protein: MGLTEKISDQHTQATVAADCAKLIDEQVAAKNGISGLALKAAYGVVKGVEPSYIPGAIQRLLPDALVALDPLWNEGVQSGDPVQHLIQNRSRTAETLLSITDAKISKTKNGVVRSSYNKLRKSVKNDVEEAVPGLAKILATHAQA; encoded by the coding sequence ATGGGTCTTACCGAGAAAATTAGCGATCAACACACACAAGCAACGGTGGCGGCAGATTGTGCCAAGTTGATAGACGAGCAGGTGGCAGCTAAAAATGGCATTTCCGGCTTGGCGCTGAAAGCAGCCTATGGTGTTGTTAAAGGAGTTGAGCCTAGCTACATTCCAGGGGCCATTCAACGGCTATTACCAGATGCTCTTGTGGCGCTTGATCCACTGTGGAATGAGGGGGTTCAATCGGGCGATCCTGTCCAACACTTGATCCAAAATCGATCGCGCACAGCAGAAACCTTGCTGAGCATTACCGATGCCAAAATTAGCAAAACCAAAAATGGCGTCGTACGTTCGTCCTACAACAAGCTGCGTAAGTCCGTAAAGAATGATGTGGAAGAGGCAGTTCCAGGCTTAGCTAAAATCTTGGCAACCCATGCCCAAGCTTAG
- the glpK gene encoding glycerol kinase GlpK, with product MTQYILALDQGTTSSRAIVFDRQGNILALAQKEFQQIFPQSGWVEHDADEIWAAQIGVANEALARIGIAASDIAAIGITNQRETTIVWDRNTGRPIHNAIVWQDRRTAGLADALKAAGHEPLFQHKTGLVIDAYFSGTKLKWLLDHVPGARAKADRGELAFGTVDSWLIWKLTNGALHITDVTNACRTLLYNLHTHDWDDELLTLLDIPRSLLPDVHRSSEVYGHTAAGLLGAQIPIAGIAGDQQAATFGQAALQSGMVKNTYGTGCFMLLNTGEKPIPSQHKLLTTVAWKVNDRTNYALEGSVFVAGAVVQWLRDGLGIIKRSEEVEALANSVPDNDGVYFVPAFVGLGAPYWDSYARGTIVGLSRGSTAAHIARAALESIAYQTADVIDAMRQDSQLSLPELRVDGGASRNDLLMQFQADILGVPVVRPKVTETTALGAAYLAGLAVGYWQDEAEILQLWQMDKRFEPCISPDRREMLRHAWRQAVSQARQPSQGITP from the coding sequence ATGACTCAGTACATTCTCGCCTTAGATCAAGGAACGACAAGTTCTCGCGCCATTGTGTTCGATCGCCAAGGTAACATTCTAGCGCTGGCTCAAAAAGAATTTCAGCAAATTTTTCCGCAATCTGGCTGGGTCGAGCATGATGCCGATGAGATTTGGGCCGCTCAAATTGGGGTCGCTAATGAAGCCTTAGCTCGGATTGGCATTGCTGCTAGTGATATTGCCGCGATCGGTATTACTAACCAGCGCGAAACGACAATTGTGTGGGATCGCAACACAGGACGCCCAATTCACAACGCCATTGTTTGGCAAGATCGCCGCACAGCAGGGCTGGCAGATGCACTAAAAGCGGCCGGACACGAACCCCTGTTTCAGCACAAAACGGGGCTGGTAATCGACGCCTACTTTAGCGGCACAAAACTCAAGTGGCTCCTCGACCATGTCCCTGGTGCAAGAGCCAAGGCCGATCGGGGTGAACTGGCTTTTGGCACGGTCGATAGTTGGCTGATTTGGAAGCTGACTAACGGAGCACTGCACATCACCGATGTCACCAATGCCTGCCGTACTTTGCTCTACAATCTGCATACGCACGATTGGGACGATGAATTACTGACCCTGCTCGACATTCCCCGCAGCCTATTGCCGGACGTTCACCGTTCTTCTGAGGTGTATGGGCACACGGCAGCCGGGTTACTGGGGGCGCAGATTCCGATCGCCGGGATTGCCGGAGATCAGCAGGCAGCTACGTTTGGGCAGGCGGCGCTGCAATCAGGCATGGTGAAAAACACCTACGGCACGGGCTGCTTTATGCTGCTCAACACCGGGGAAAAGCCAATTCCTTCCCAACACAAACTGCTGACGACGGTCGCTTGGAAAGTCAACGATCGTACGAACTACGCGCTAGAGGGCAGTGTGTTTGTAGCGGGGGCGGTGGTGCAGTGGCTCCGAGATGGGCTTGGCATCATTAAGCGTAGCGAAGAAGTGGAAGCGCTGGCCAACAGCGTTCCCGACAACGACGGGGTGTATTTTGTACCAGCCTTTGTCGGGTTGGGTGCACCCTATTGGGACAGCTATGCGCGCGGTACGATCGTCGGTCTCTCTCGGGGTTCAACGGCGGCTCATATTGCCCGTGCCGCCTTGGAAAGCATTGCTTATCAAACGGCTGATGTCATTGATGCCATGCGGCAAGACTCACAGCTATCGCTACCCGAACTGCGCGTAGATGGTGGGGCATCGCGCAACGATCTCCTGATGCAATTTCAAGCAGATATATTGGGTGTCCCCGTCGTCCGTCCCAAAGTGACTGAAACAACGGCCCTGGGAGCCGCCTACTTAGCCGGACTAGCGGTGGGTTATTGGCAAGACGAAGCAGAGATTTTGCAATTGTGGCAAATGGACAAACGGTTTGAACCCTGCATTAGCCCCGATCGTCGTGAGATGTTGCGTCACGCTTGGCGGCAGGCCGTTTCTCAAGCACGCCAGCCCAGCCAAGGAATCACCCCCTAA
- a CDS encoding MarR family winged helix-turn-helix transcriptional regulator, translating to MNDRPFEPNFAVLNQVPTVCMGMHIRRASRIITQVYDAALYPAGLALNQFTLLVSIYLAEFITITRLAQELFTDQTTLTRNLKVLEKRGWVAIEPGDDRRVRLVSLTAEGRTVLAQALPLWQQAQTEVMQHFASEQWQTLLSLLSEVRAMKGD from the coding sequence ATGAACGATCGACCCTTTGAGCCAAATTTTGCAGTGCTGAATCAGGTTCCCACGGTCTGCATGGGAATGCATATTCGTCGGGCTTCCCGGATCATCACGCAGGTGTACGATGCTGCATTGTATCCAGCAGGATTGGCATTGAACCAATTTACGCTGCTTGTATCCATCTACTTAGCAGAATTCATTACCATTACTCGCTTGGCTCAGGAGTTATTCACTGACCAAACTACCCTGACTCGCAATCTCAAAGTCTTGGAAAAACGGGGCTGGGTGGCGATCGAACCGGGAGACGATCGGCGGGTGCGGTTGGTGTCTTTGACGGCAGAAGGGCGAACCGTCCTGGCGCAAGCCTTGCCGCTTTGGCAACAAGCTCAAACCGAAGTCATGCAGCATTTTGCCTCAGAGCAATGGCAAACGTTGCTATCACTGTTGTCTGAGGTGAGGGCGATGAAAGGCGATTAA
- a CDS encoding SCP2 sterol-binding domain-containing protein yields the protein MAKFDTHPTVQWWRQQAVVQSSVRPASLNAESLRSLCLEAGADDVGFVEIARPAVEDQRSEILAAFPSTKTLVSFVCRMNRENIRTPARSATNVEFHASYDHTNEVARRIAKTLEQVGIRAMVPGASFPMEMDQFPGKVWVVSHKPIAVAAGLGHMGIHRLVIHPKFGNFISLGTVLLDAEVTSYTYPIDYNPCLECKLCVAACPVGAIGADGHFNFSACYTHNYREFMSGFTDWVGTIADSKSARDYRQKVSDAESASMWQSLSFKANYKAAYCMAACPAGEDVIAPFLTDRKAFVQAVVKPLQDKPETIYVVPGSDAETYVARRFPHKTVKRVSSGIRPKSIQGFLFGLPLLFQREQAEGLNAVYHFTFTGAEARRATVIIRDKTVQVQTEHVGRANLLVTADSKTWLRFLAKEYNLLWALLQGKIRLSGSPKLLLAFGKCFPA from the coding sequence ATGGCAAAGTTCGATACCCATCCTACTGTGCAGTGGTGGCGGCAACAGGCGGTAGTCCAATCCTCGGTAAGGCCAGCAAGCTTGAATGCGGAGTCGTTGCGATCGCTGTGCCTGGAAGCTGGGGCAGATGATGTGGGGTTTGTGGAAATTGCCCGTCCGGCCGTTGAGGATCAGCGATCGGAGATTTTGGCGGCGTTTCCGTCTACCAAAACGCTGGTTAGCTTTGTCTGTCGCATGAATCGAGAAAATATTCGCACGCCGGCTCGCTCTGCCACGAATGTTGAATTTCATGCTAGCTACGATCACACGAATGAGGTAGCCCGCCGCATTGCCAAAACCTTGGAACAAGTCGGCATTCGGGCAATGGTTCCGGGGGCAAGTTTTCCGATGGAAATGGATCAGTTTCCGGGGAAGGTGTGGGTGGTGTCGCATAAACCGATCGCCGTTGCCGCGGGATTAGGCCATATGGGCATTCATCGGTTGGTGATTCATCCCAAGTTTGGCAATTTCATTTCGCTAGGAACGGTGCTGCTGGATGCTGAGGTCACAAGCTACACTTATCCGATCGATTACAATCCTTGCTTGGAGTGCAAACTTTGTGTGGCGGCCTGTCCGGTGGGGGCGATCGGTGCAGATGGTCACTTCAATTTCTCTGCCTGTTACACCCACAACTATCGAGAGTTTATGAGCGGATTCACCGACTGGGTAGGAACAATCGCTGACAGTAAAAGCGCTCGCGATTATCGTCAAAAGGTCAGTGATGCCGAATCGGCGTCGATGTGGCAAAGCTTGTCGTTCAAGGCAAACTACAAAGCCGCCTACTGCATGGCCGCCTGCCCCGCCGGAGAAGACGTGATTGCGCCGTTTTTAACCGATCGCAAAGCCTTTGTGCAAGCGGTCGTTAAACCTTTGCAAGACAAACCCGAAACCATCTATGTAGTGCCTGGCTCGGATGCAGAAACCTATGTGGCGCGACGCTTCCCGCATAAAACAGTGAAACGAGTCAGCAGCGGCATTCGTCCCAAATCCATTCAAGGATTTTTGTTTGGATTACCCTTACTGTTTCAGCGAGAACAGGCAGAGGGCTTGAATGCGGTGTACCATTTCACCTTCACCGGAGCGGAAGCCCGCCGCGCCACTGTCATCATTCGAGACAAAACGGTGCAGGTGCAAACCGAGCATGTAGGGAGAGCCAATCTATTGGTGACAGCCGACAGCAAAACTTGGTTGCGGTTTCTTGCCAAAGAATACAATCTGCTCTGGGCACTGTTGCAAGGCAAAATTCGACTCAGTGGCTCACCGAAGTTGCTTCTGGCGTTTGGCAAGTGTTTTCCTGCTTGA